From the Gallaecimonas kandeliae genome, one window contains:
- a CDS encoding branched-chain amino acid aminotransferase, with amino-acid sequence MTQPYPGLTFEPTQSLTPAAERQALLENPAFGKVLTDHMVTIHHSAEQGWHGARLAARQDFNFAPSTTVLHYGLEIFEGLKAYRQAGGGVALFRPQANARRFAHSARRLAMPPLPEALFVESVKALAHLDQDWIPSTDAASLYLRPFMIATDQTLALKPAGDCLYSVIASPVGPYFQGSGAVSLWVSDNYSRAAPGGTGDAKCGGNYAAAMLAQLEASAQGCDQVVFLDAVERRWVEELGGMNVFFVFDDGSLQTPPLSGTILAGITRDSIIQLARSQGLTVREERYDIGQWQADAQSGRLVEAFACGTAAVVTPIGQVRGNRFDFAIGNGGAGEVTAMLKGALLDIQYGRAEDPFGWRVVI; translated from the coding sequence ATGACCCAGCCCTATCCCGGCTTGACCTTCGAGCCCACCCAGTCCCTCACTCCCGCCGCCGAACGCCAGGCGCTGCTGGAAAACCCGGCCTTCGGCAAGGTGCTGACCGACCACATGGTGACCATCCACCACAGCGCCGAGCAGGGCTGGCACGGCGCCAGGCTGGCGGCCCGCCAGGACTTCAACTTCGCCCCCAGCACCACTGTGCTGCACTATGGCCTGGAGATCTTCGAAGGCCTCAAGGCCTACCGCCAGGCCGGCGGCGGCGTCGCCCTCTTCCGCCCGCAGGCCAACGCCCGCCGCTTTGCCCACTCGGCCAGGCGCCTGGCCATGCCGCCGCTGCCCGAAGCGCTGTTCGTCGAGTCGGTCAAGGCCCTGGCCCACCTGGACCAGGACTGGATCCCAAGCACCGATGCCGCCTCCCTCTACCTGCGCCCCTTCATGATCGCCACCGACCAGACCCTGGCCCTCAAGCCCGCCGGCGACTGCCTCTACAGCGTCATCGCCTCCCCGGTCGGCCCTTATTTCCAGGGCAGCGGCGCCGTCTCCCTCTGGGTGTCGGACAACTACAGCCGCGCCGCCCCCGGCGGCACCGGCGACGCCAAGTGCGGCGGCAACTACGCCGCCGCCATGCTGGCCCAGTTGGAGGCAAGCGCCCAGGGCTGCGACCAGGTGGTCTTCCTCGACGCCGTCGAGCGCCGCTGGGTCGAAGAGCTGGGCGGCATGAACGTCTTCTTCGTCTTCGACGACGGCAGCCTCCAGACCCCGCCCCTGTCCGGCACCATCCTCGCCGGCATCACCCGCGACTCCATCATCCAACTGGCCAGGAGCCAGGGCCTGACAGTGCGCGAGGAGCGTTACGACATCGGCCAGTGGCAGGCGGACGCCCAAAGCGGCCGCCTGGTGGAGGCCTTCGCCTGCGGCACCGCCGCCGTGGTCACCCCCATAGGCCAGGTACGCGGCAACCGCTTTGATTTTGCCATCGGCAATGGCGGCGCCGGCGAAGTGACGGCCATGCTCAAAGGGGCGCTGCTGGATATCCAGTACGGCCGTGCCGAGGATCCCTTCGGGTGGCGGGTGGTGATCTGA
- a CDS encoding tautomerase family protein, with translation MPYINVRITRTGVTREQKAQVIREITDTMQRVLDKPPELTHITIEEIDTDNWGYAGLTTTEHRAKNPG, from the coding sequence ATGCCTTACATCAACGTACGGATCACCCGCACCGGCGTGACCCGGGAGCAAAAAGCCCAGGTGATCAGGGAGATCACCGACACCATGCAGCGGGTGCTGGACAAGCCGCCGGAGCTGACCCACATCACCATAGAGGAAATCGACACCGACAACTGGGGTTACGCGGGCCTGACCACCACGGAGCACAGGGCCAAGAACCCGGGATGA
- a CDS encoding zinc-dependent alcohol dehydrogenase family protein — protein MSKHSMFQLQVETAQGPFNRVERPIPTPAKGEVLVRIAASGVNPLDAKIRAGAAAHARHPFPAVLGLDMAGEVVALGAGVSGFAVGDRVYGLTGGVGGIPGSLAQYAAVDARLLARAPASLSLREAAAMPLVVITAWEGLVDRARVSAGQKVLVQGGAGGVGQVAIQLARAFGAEAFATGRAGQAAFIEGLGATAIDFEKIPVEEMVARHTDSEGFDIVYNSIGGPALDDAFQAVRTYSGQVVSSLGWGSHSLAPLSFRGASYSGVFTLLPLLSGKGREHHGQILAQAARLVDAGLLKVHLDPRRFNLDQAEEAHLLLTGGQAQGKLVVDIL, from the coding sequence ATGTCCAAGCACAGCATGTTCCAACTGCAGGTCGAAACCGCCCAGGGCCCCTTCAACAGGGTCGAAAGGCCCATCCCTACCCCCGCCAAGGGAGAAGTTCTGGTCAGGATCGCCGCCAGCGGCGTCAACCCCCTGGACGCCAAGATCCGCGCAGGCGCCGCCGCCCACGCCCGCCATCCCTTCCCCGCCGTACTGGGGCTGGACATGGCCGGGGAAGTGGTCGCGTTGGGAGCAGGGGTCAGCGGCTTCGCCGTCGGTGACAGGGTCTACGGCCTGACCGGCGGTGTCGGCGGCATCCCGGGCTCACTGGCCCAATATGCCGCCGTCGACGCCCGGCTGCTGGCCAGGGCCCCCGCCAGCCTCAGCCTGCGCGAAGCGGCCGCCATGCCGCTGGTGGTGATCACCGCCTGGGAAGGCCTGGTGGACAGGGCCAGGGTCAGCGCCGGCCAGAAGGTGCTGGTCCAGGGCGGCGCCGGTGGCGTCGGCCAGGTGGCCATCCAACTGGCCAGGGCCTTCGGTGCCGAGGCCTTTGCCACGGGCCGCGCCGGCCAGGCCGCCTTCATCGAGGGCCTGGGTGCCACCGCCATCGATTTCGAGAAAATCCCGGTCGAAGAGATGGTCGCCCGCCACACTGACAGCGAAGGCTTCGACATCGTCTACAACAGCATCGGCGGCCCGGCCCTGGACGACGCCTTCCAGGCGGTGCGGACCTACAGCGGCCAGGTGGTGAGCAGCCTCGGCTGGGGCAGCCACAGCCTGGCGCCGCTTTCCTTCAGGGGCGCCAGCTACTCGGGGGTCTTCACCTTGCTGCCGCTGCTGAGCGGCAAGGGCCGGGAACATCACGGCCAGATCCTGGCCCAGGCCGCCCGCCTGGTGGACGCAGGCCTCTTGAAAGTGCACCTGGACCCACGCCGCTTCAACCTGGACCAGGCCGAGGAGGCCCACTTGCTGCTTACCGGCGGCCAGGCCCAGGGCAAGCTGGTGGTGGATATCCTTTGA
- a CDS encoding carboxymuconolactone decarboxylase family protein: MSRLHTLAPEQATGQTADLFAAIKKAAGKVPNAYATIGSNAPAVLAQALAHNAALKKGSLSARELEAINLAVSEATGCDYCVAAHTLMGKMAGYSAEQTRALRSGRYEEDAKLDALVRFARTLVQSSGTLPVAGLEALRAQGYGDGQVVEAISAVSAILFTNMINRVNDTVLDFPKVD; this comes from the coding sequence ATGAGCCGACTGCATACCCTGGCCCCTGAGCAGGCCACAGGCCAAACCGCCGACCTCTTCGCCGCCATCAAGAAGGCCGCCGGCAAGGTGCCCAACGCCTACGCCACCATCGGCAGCAACGCGCCCGCCGTGCTGGCCCAGGCCCTGGCCCATAACGCGGCCCTCAAGAAGGGCAGCCTCAGCGCCCGCGAGCTGGAAGCCATCAACCTGGCCGTCAGCGAGGCCACCGGCTGCGACTATTGTGTCGCCGCCCACACCCTGATGGGCAAGATGGCCGGCTACAGCGCCGAGCAGACCCGGGCGCTGCGCAGCGGCCGCTATGAAGAAGACGCCAAGCTGGACGCCCTGGTCCGCTTCGCCCGCACCCTGGTACAAAGCAGCGGCACCCTGCCGGTGGCGGGCCTCGAGGCCTTGCGCGCCCAAGGCTACGGCGACGGCCAGGTGGTGGAGGCCATCAGCGCCGTCAGCGCCATCCTCTTCACCAACATGATCAACAGGGTCAACGACACTGTCCTGGATTTCCCGAAGGTGGATTGA
- a CDS encoding AHH domain-containing protein: protein MTPKHRPLPAPERPQDPTPLELAIYNYEVACAKYHNGKTAMLSQQASKEERQKLYAAQEKDWQHLQRRKAALATHAQLQGELETYRTENRLKDPFELQDEPHHPTQRLTRHLYAIGEVKPSPKHAAHHIIMGKGRYRAGQMARARLNLHLFGVGINDPINGVWLANNRKGSEQWRVTESSTEKPRHWATPESPVHLSMHGANYETWITVNLGQPNMQERSFMVRLQDIKRQLRFGGYPKMIEEPQDPNWKGDQ, encoded by the coding sequence ATGACCCCAAAACATAGGCCATTGCCAGCCCCTGAACGCCCCCAAGACCCAACGCCTCTGGAGTTGGCCATTTATAACTACGAGGTAGCTTGCGCTAAGTACCACAACGGCAAAACTGCGATGTTGAGCCAGCAGGCCTCGAAAGAGGAGCGCCAGAAGCTCTACGCTGCCCAGGAAAAGGACTGGCAGCATCTACAGCGACGCAAGGCAGCACTAGCTACCCATGCGCAGCTTCAAGGCGAGCTTGAGACTTACCGGACCGAGAACAGACTCAAGGACCCCTTTGAACTTCAGGACGAGCCCCATCACCCGACCCAAAGGCTCACCCGCCACCTCTACGCAATAGGGGAAGTCAAACCCAGTCCCAAACACGCAGCCCACCACATCATCATGGGCAAGGGCCGTTACAGGGCTGGCCAAATGGCCCGAGCCCGTCTTAACCTTCACCTCTTTGGTGTTGGTATCAATGACCCCATCAATGGCGTCTGGTTGGCCAATAACAGAAAAGGTTCTGAGCAGTGGCGGGTAACAGAGTCGTCGACAGAGAAACCCAGGCATTGGGCAACCCCCGAGTCTCCCGTTCACCTCTCCATGCATGGTGCCAACTACGAGACCTGGATCACCGTTAACCTGGGCCAGCCGAACATGCAGGAAAGGAGCTTCATGGTCCGTCTGCAAGATATAAAGCGTCAGTTACGCTTCGGTGGTTATCCGAAGATGATTGAAGAACCGCAAGACCCGAACTGGAAGGGCGACCAATGA
- a CDS encoding cation transporter, whose protein sequence is MSDLEHRPGVRELNLVVRHLKLDAPDAQKVAQAMAEIDPLLGMDGVSFDDRAQVLSLAYDATRLDLDKLEALLKEHGLTVSHDWWTHLKESYYRFVDQNIKDNDQHDPWSCH, encoded by the coding sequence ATGAGCGATCTGGAGCACAGGCCCGGCGTCCGGGAACTGAACCTGGTGGTTCGCCACCTCAAGCTGGACGCACCCGACGCCCAGAAGGTGGCTCAGGCCATGGCGGAGATAGATCCCCTGCTGGGCATGGACGGGGTGTCCTTCGACGACAGGGCCCAGGTGCTGAGCCTGGCCTATGACGCCACCCGCCTCGACCTCGACAAACTGGAGGCCCTGCTGAAAGAGCACGGCCTCACCGTCAGCCACGACTGGTGGACCCACCTCAAGGAAAGCTACTACCGCTTCGTGGACCAGAACATCAAGGACAACGACCAGCACGATCCCTGGAGTTGCCACTAA
- a CDS encoding AraC family transcriptional regulator translates to MDSLSQLIGLLAPKGQVDLHCRFSGSWQSDHPQAPKGHLPYHLILAGQAKLLAEGREWQLAAGDVLLLPQGSPHLLKGLRQGDRPAPQHRRHNGAVTELVRAGEGEALEMLCGEFQVGAPGALLLASMPALVQVRTAQRDDCAELKALVAMLARESLDGQPGAQAIIRELSATLLTLLLRALLTQQAPPPGLLNLMADQRLAPAVAAVLAEPQGNWTLEAMAAACHLSRASFARHFGQCYQLTPQEWLTQLRMALAARLLRESPQGLLRVAEQCGYLSQAAFSRAFKAHHGQTPGQFRRHIG, encoded by the coding sequence ATGGACAGCCTCAGTCAGCTCATCGGCCTGCTGGCCCCCAAAGGCCAGGTGGATCTGCACTGCCGCTTCAGCGGCAGCTGGCAGTCCGATCATCCCCAGGCCCCCAAGGGCCATCTCCCCTACCACCTTATCCTGGCCGGCCAGGCCAAGCTGCTGGCCGAAGGCCGGGAATGGCAACTGGCCGCCGGCGATGTATTGCTGCTTCCCCAAGGCTCGCCCCACCTGCTCAAGGGCCTGCGGCAAGGAGACCGGCCAGCCCCTCAGCACCGCCGCCACAACGGCGCCGTCACCGAACTGGTGCGGGCGGGAGAAGGAGAAGCCCTGGAGATGCTCTGCGGCGAATTCCAGGTCGGCGCCCCGGGCGCCCTGCTGCTGGCCAGTATGCCGGCGCTGGTGCAGGTGCGGACGGCCCAAAGGGACGACTGTGCCGAGCTCAAGGCGTTGGTGGCCATGCTGGCCAGGGAAAGCCTGGACGGCCAGCCCGGCGCCCAGGCCATCATCCGCGAGCTCTCCGCCACCCTCTTGACCCTGCTGCTCAGGGCCCTGCTGACCCAGCAGGCGCCGCCGCCCGGCCTGCTGAACCTGATGGCCGACCAACGATTGGCCCCGGCCGTGGCCGCCGTACTGGCCGAGCCTCAGGGCAACTGGACCCTGGAGGCCATGGCCGCCGCCTGCCACTTGTCCCGGGCCAGCTTCGCCCGCCACTTCGGCCAGTGCTACCAGCTCACACCCCAGGAATGGCTGACCCAGCTGCGCATGGCCCTGGCCGCCCGCCTGCTGCGGGAAAGCCCCCAGGGCCTGCTGCGGGTGGCCGAGCAATGCGGCTACCTGTCCCAGGCCGCCTTCAGCCGCGCCTTCAAGGCCCACCACGGCCAAACCCCTGGCCAGTTCCGGCGCCACATTGGCTAG
- a CDS encoding cytochrome b/b6 domain-containing protein, with amino-acid sequence MTKVWDGFVRLYHWAQLGLLGGCWWTAEQGDMVWHQWLAMTLMALWGARLYWGFAGSGSARFGQFLKGPRQALAFGRDLFKGRGKGVAGHNPLGGWMVVALLLSLGVQLGTGLFANDEIFTEGPLYGWVSGETSDWLTRLHHLNFNLLLALAAVHVLAVLGHSLRGDRLVPAMVTGRKAGVAEAPRLKAPWPAWLVFAGLWGLLYWGWGSGL; translated from the coding sequence ATGACCAAGGTTTGGGACGGTTTCGTCCGGCTTTACCACTGGGCCCAACTGGGCCTCTTGGGCGGCTGCTGGTGGACGGCAGAGCAGGGGGACATGGTCTGGCACCAGTGGCTGGCCATGACCCTGATGGCCCTCTGGGGCGCCCGTCTCTACTGGGGCTTCGCCGGCTCGGGCAGCGCCCGCTTCGGCCAGTTCCTCAAGGGGCCCAGGCAGGCCCTGGCCTTCGGCCGCGATCTCTTCAAAGGCCGCGGCAAGGGTGTGGCCGGCCACAATCCCCTGGGGGGCTGGATGGTGGTGGCGCTGCTGCTGAGCCTCGGCGTCCAGCTCGGCACCGGCCTGTTCGCCAATGACGAGATCTTCACCGAGGGGCCGCTTTATGGCTGGGTTTCAGGCGAAACCTCCGACTGGTTGACCCGGCTCCACCACCTCAACTTCAACCTGCTGCTGGCCCTGGCCGCCGTCCATGTGCTGGCGGTGCTGGGCCACAGCCTGCGTGGCGACAGGCTGGTACCGGCCATGGTCACGGGCCGCAAGGCCGGGGTGGCAGAGGCGCCAAGGCTCAAGGCGCCCTGGCCGGCCTGGCTGGTGTTCGCCGGGCTCTGGGGGCTCCTGTACTGGGGCTGGGGCAGCGGCCTCTGA
- a CDS encoding SDR family NAD(P)-dependent oxidoreductase, which yields MNNVAKVAIITGASQGIGAGLVQAYRQAGFRVVASSRNIQPSDDPGVATVAGDIADPATARRIISEGLERFGRIDTLVNNAGVFTAKHFTQFNLEDWQHNIATNLAGFFHLSQAAIARMEQQGGGHLVQITTSLVDQPINGVPSVLASLTKGGLNAATRSLAIEYAGRNIRVNAVSPGIIKTPMHPVESHQALAGLHPLGRMGEVQDIVDAVLFLERSAFVTGEILHVDGGQSAGHW from the coding sequence ATGAACAACGTAGCCAAAGTCGCCATCATCACCGGTGCCTCCCAGGGCATAGGGGCCGGACTGGTCCAGGCCTACCGCCAGGCGGGTTTCAGGGTCGTGGCCAGCTCCCGAAACATCCAGCCGTCCGACGACCCGGGCGTCGCCACTGTGGCAGGCGACATCGCCGACCCCGCCACGGCCCGCCGCATCATCAGCGAAGGCCTGGAGCGCTTCGGCCGCATCGACACCCTGGTGAACAACGCCGGCGTCTTCACCGCCAAGCACTTCACCCAGTTCAACCTGGAGGACTGGCAGCACAACATCGCCACCAACCTGGCGGGCTTCTTCCACCTCAGCCAGGCCGCCATAGCCCGGATGGAGCAGCAGGGCGGCGGCCATCTGGTGCAGATCACCACCAGCCTGGTGGACCAGCCCATCAACGGCGTGCCCAGCGTGCTGGCGTCCCTGACCAAGGGCGGCCTCAACGCCGCCACCCGCTCCCTGGCCATCGAGTACGCGGGCCGCAACATCAGGGTGAATGCCGTCTCCCCCGGCATCATCAAGACCCCCATGCACCCAGTGGAAAGCCACCAGGCCCTGGCCGGCCTGCATCCCCTGGGCCGCATGGGGGAAGTCCAGGACATCGTCGACGCCGTGCTCTTCCTCGAGCGTTCGGCCTTCGTCACCGGCGAGATACTGCACGTCGACGGCGGCCAGTCCGCCGGCCACTGGTAA
- a CDS encoding response regulator transcription factor encodes MNTKLLLLEDDLVLAATLARVLGRKGFEVRHLERAEALLAEAGSFAPQVVLLDLKLAQGTSLPLIAPLRALLPQARLLVVTGYAAIASAVAAIKAGADDYLPKPLDMASLLAAIGGEATPSQAQQPLPPARLEWEHLHKVLADHGGNVSATAKALGMHRRTLQRKLAKHPVAVAAKDEE; translated from the coding sequence GTGAACACCAAACTGCTGCTGCTGGAGGACGACCTCGTCCTGGCCGCGACTTTGGCCAGGGTGCTGGGGCGCAAGGGCTTCGAGGTCAGGCACCTGGAAAGGGCCGAGGCGCTGCTGGCCGAGGCCGGGTCCTTCGCTCCCCAGGTGGTGCTGCTGGACCTCAAACTGGCCCAGGGCACCAGCCTGCCGCTGATAGCGCCGCTGCGGGCGCTGTTGCCCCAGGCACGGCTCCTGGTGGTGACCGGCTATGCGGCCATCGCCTCGGCGGTGGCGGCCATCAAGGCCGGGGCCGACGACTACCTGCCCAAGCCCCTGGACATGGCCTCCTTGCTGGCCGCCATAGGCGGCGAAGCGACGCCCTCCCAGGCCCAGCAGCCCTTGCCGCCGGCGCGGCTGGAATGGGAACATTTGCACAAGGTGCTGGCCGACCACGGCGGCAACGTCTCCGCCACCGCCAAGGCCCTTGGCATGCACAGGCGCACCCTGCAGCGTAAGCTGGCCAAGCACCCGGTGGCGGTTGCGGCCAAGGATGAGGAGTAA
- a CDS encoding LysR family transcriptional regulator yields MKRQFDDVQLGSLELFCLAAELGSFTAAAQEAGVTPAAVSRTISRLEERLGVRLFTRSTRHIRLTEGGQGYHQQCRQALAQLVEAERELTGRQQQPAGTLRISLPTTYGHHRILPLLPQFRARYPQVEVDIHLSNRNIDFVSEGFDLAIRVRAQPDSTLVARHLEDAALVVVATPGYLEKAGVPLQLADLAQHQCIQFELPSSGRRISWLFKEQGEEREIFTQGGYCCSDDVLGGVTLARHGAGLFQTYSFIVEQALADGSLVEVLEPFRGRSRPYSLLYPQNRHMPLRLRAFIDFLMEQRGHWGQG; encoded by the coding sequence ATGAAGCGACAATTCGACGATGTGCAACTGGGCAGCCTGGAGCTGTTCTGCCTGGCCGCCGAGCTCGGCAGCTTTACCGCCGCCGCCCAGGAAGCGGGGGTGACACCGGCGGCGGTGAGCCGCACCATCTCCAGGCTGGAAGAGCGGCTGGGGGTCAGGCTCTTCACCCGCAGCACCCGCCACATCCGCCTCACCGAAGGGGGCCAGGGTTACCACCAGCAGTGCCGCCAGGCCCTGGCCCAACTGGTGGAGGCGGAGCGGGAGCTGACCGGCCGCCAGCAGCAGCCGGCCGGCACCTTGCGCATCAGCCTGCCCACCACCTACGGCCACCACCGCATCTTGCCGCTGCTGCCCCAATTCCGGGCCCGCTATCCCCAGGTCGAGGTGGATATCCACCTCTCCAACCGCAACATCGACTTCGTCAGCGAAGGCTTCGACCTGGCGATCCGGGTGCGGGCCCAGCCCGACTCGACCCTGGTCGCCCGCCACCTCGAAGACGCGGCCCTGGTGGTGGTGGCCACCCCGGGCTACCTGGAAAAGGCCGGGGTGCCGTTGCAGTTGGCGGACCTGGCCCAGCACCAATGCATCCAGTTCGAGCTGCCCAGCAGCGGCCGGCGCATCTCCTGGCTGTTCAAGGAGCAAGGCGAGGAGCGGGAGATCTTTACCCAGGGCGGCTACTGCTGCTCGGACGACGTGCTGGGCGGCGTCACCCTGGCCCGGCACGGCGCCGGCCTCTTCCAGACCTACAGCTTCATCGTCGAACAGGCCCTGGCCGACGGCAGCCTGGTGGAGGTGTTGGAGCCCTTCAGGGGGCGGTCGCGCCCCTACAGCCTGCTCTACCCCCAGAACCGCCACATGCCGCTGCGGCTGCGGGCCTTCATCGACTTCCTGATGGAACAGCGGGGCCACTGGGGCCAGGGGTGA
- a CDS encoding YkgJ family cysteine cluster protein translates to MNCRDHCGACCIAPSITSPIPGMPNGKPANVRCIHLAEDFRCNIFGHPDRPAFCAGLKPSQEMCGDNRDQAMRWLGELEIATRPA, encoded by the coding sequence ATGAATTGTCGTGACCATTGCGGGGCCTGCTGCATAGCCCCTTCCATCACCAGCCCCATCCCCGGTATGCCAAACGGCAAGCCGGCCAACGTCAGGTGCATCCACCTGGCCGAGGACTTTCGCTGCAACATCTTCGGCCACCCCGACAGGCCCGCCTTCTGCGCCGGCCTCAAGCCCTCGCAAGAGATGTGCGGTGACAACCGCGATCAGGCCATGCGCTGGCTGGGGGAGCTGGAGATCGCCACCCGCCCGGCCTGA
- a CDS encoding LysR family transcriptional regulator, producing MDWDDIRFFLAVAETGQLTAAAAKVGVTQPTMGRRISALEAGLGHKLFQRTPEGFVLTDEGAALLPHARRMEAESHALQRTLEGQAQLSGTLRISSSDWFGVHVLSALAERFIAQHPEVSIELVTESRLLSLARREADLVFRIKAFEEPDIAQRRLLTMEYGLYGAADFDEALLAEPAKLRLVTMDSQFRELPDVLWLERQFPGARVAFASNSREAQARLCAAGIGLAVLPVLLAERLPGLKRLAVAEAPPSRDLWLGYHQDLRQLPRLRVFVALVVAELGGSLP from the coding sequence ATGGATTGGGACGACATCCGCTTTTTCCTGGCCGTGGCCGAGACCGGTCAACTGACGGCCGCCGCCGCCAAGGTGGGGGTGACCCAGCCGACCATGGGCAGGCGCATCAGCGCCCTGGAAGCGGGCCTGGGCCACAAGCTGTTCCAGCGCACCCCTGAGGGGTTCGTGCTGACCGACGAGGGCGCGGCCCTGCTGCCCCACGCCAGGCGCATGGAGGCCGAATCCCACGCCTTGCAGCGCACCCTGGAAGGCCAGGCCCAGCTGAGTGGCACCCTGAGGATCTCTTCCTCTGACTGGTTCGGGGTTCATGTGCTGTCGGCCCTGGCCGAGCGCTTCATCGCCCAGCATCCCGAGGTCAGCATAGAGCTGGTCACCGAGAGCCGGCTGCTGAGCCTGGCGCGGCGGGAGGCGGATCTGGTGTTCCGTATCAAGGCCTTCGAGGAGCCGGACATAGCCCAGCGGCGGCTCTTGACCATGGAGTACGGCCTCTATGGGGCGGCGGACTTCGACGAGGCCCTGCTGGCAGAGCCGGCCAAACTGCGGCTGGTGACCATGGACAGCCAGTTTCGCGAGCTGCCGGATGTGCTCTGGCTTGAGCGGCAGTTCCCCGGCGCCAGGGTCGCCTTTGCCAGCAACAGCCGCGAGGCCCAGGCCAGGCTCTGCGCCGCCGGCATAGGCCTGGCCGTGCTGCCGGTGCTGCTGGCCGAGCGCCTGCCCGGCCTCAAACGCCTGGCGGTGGCCGAGGCGCCACCCAGCCGCGACCTCTGGCTGGGCTACCACCAGGACCTGCGCCAGCTGCCCAGGCTCAGGGTCTTCGTGGCGCTGGTGGTGGCGGAATTGGGGGGGAGCCTCCCCTAG
- a CDS encoding c-type cytochrome translates to MKKLLLAALLVAPLAQAFDNKDDAIHYRQSVFDLVAAHFHEMGSMVKGDKAFDAKEFQYRAASLAALSKMPLEGFLYPGSDKGDTHAKAAVWEKMDEFKEHLSGFQADAAALEKAAAGGELAAIKPAFMKTAKNCKACHTEFKNR, encoded by the coding sequence ATGAAAAAATTGCTTCTGGCCGCCCTGCTGGTGGCCCCCCTGGCCCAGGCCTTCGACAACAAGGATGACGCCATCCACTATCGCCAGTCGGTGTTCGACCTGGTGGCGGCCCACTTCCACGAGATGGGTTCCATGGTCAAGGGCGACAAGGCCTTCGACGCCAAGGAATTCCAGTACCGCGCCGCCAGCCTGGCCGCCCTGTCCAAGATGCCCCTGGAGGGTTTCCTCTACCCCGGCTCCGACAAGGGCGACACCCACGCCAAGGCCGCCGTCTGGGAGAAGATGGACGAGTTCAAGGAGCACCTCTCCGGTTTCCAGGCCGATGCCGCGGCCCTGGAAAAAGCCGCCGCTGGCGGTGAGCTGGCCGCCATCAAGCCGGCCTTCATGAAGACGGCCAAGAACTGTAAGGCCTGCCACACCGAGTTCAAGAACCGCTGA